One window of the Pieris brassicae chromosome 4, ilPieBrab1.1, whole genome shotgun sequence genome contains the following:
- the LOC123708462 gene encoding vacuolar protein sorting-associated protein 8 homolog isoform X1 encodes MDTLKTPSLPSLLDSDIESVGSFRYDDFEELDEEEYALPTSEAPTLEEILSSDVNEQAEVELAQEVTEKEAKEPATCSALQVDFLQAVSQQLTQAEERSSAGPATALSVGSNGRLTVGTAHGHLLSFHDQTLRWVCNGHGDCGAVTCLAYNYDSTRLLVGFARGHVFQYESTQGVVLRKITLGGETWGILRVTWAGTAGLALDTGGSVWLMRFSRPLGVRSAKVSCLFSGARGEVLAMAARDARILALVTLTRVIVVAGGQAAGVRIAELSNLMPVIEWFDPNNRLLVCARGLVLQWLTVTTTGPGNKLGLKPVKRVELKTTPLWLGWLGGSLTIFDSEENLRLWGDDYDKPLDLSHIEPVYASAFYKGHWTDGRVSQAMCKAGDSALAGACVSEGTLSILGRRGIVRIGPRDILTRAQAFMASGHHLQALKLLCSTQGPKSSELASEFVINISERPHILNNKNVAVQVVKLCLKFGLTDELWSCLWENCSRENAFVEALGDAAVRGDMANNPPTPDFTQALMERLADFEPDLVERVVASLPLTSIDPHRASLFTRERKLWRGVAAIAAALDGCSGAMRELVQYVDPQCRLRSNCQCAGGALVLAAADALAARSPACRPLPPHAKPSARHDALHTLLHEEGDLKCPLRALVEHETSAAVRLVEQCSRDPPFAGPLGKQNRLRVARALISYSVHIQEPDRKLEILQFITGQLSNGSLPLDQDLIEKVKDLACSVPGEKAERAWLDVLLRLRAHRERLLQHYRDALPRPRLLWRIDTLLNKHELAIKEFFDIENPSERDVDELFEYIQSRIEVDSAAKTQLHEYLPALIKLRPNAAASLLTDEAMESLAPVVKQLTPERTLEFGKCLLDMERLTGDVAALYLRCLCVTRPAEVKHFLTAHAGIVRPEDALSLVKEFGPKHAEPTCLEAAGDHAGALDASLRLIRNASEENRPALAVEASELCVRIAPTVPRSVAAEMWTRLVRSVDALPPATLFEAVAYMPLEELLVKSCNSAQVRSILADGASGRAMWQSARRIAGREAHEALARALSVARRGLRVQGRCVRCGEPLEARVGVRTAHCSRAFHADCEVSAVCECGRRHPTALLTLPPLAVPRPVPPQQFKLLLVAPPRPDLEGLV; translated from the exons ACAAGCAGAg gaaagATCTTCTGCTGGACCAGCTACTGCTTTAAGTGTAGGGAGTAATGGTAGACTAACTGTTGGCACTGCACATGGgcatttattatcatttcatGATCAGACTTTAAGGTGGGTATGTAATGGCCATGGGGATTGCGGTGCAGTCACTTGTCTGGCATATAATTATGACAGTACCCGTCTTTTAGTGGGTTTTGCAAGAGGGCATGTTTTCCagtatgaaagtacacaaggGGTTGTATTACGTAAAATTACACTAGGGGGAGAAACTTGGGGTATTTTGAGGGTAACATGGGCAGGCACAGCTGGATTAGCACTGGACACAGGTGGTTCAGTGTGGCTTATGAGATTTTCAAGACCATTAGGAGTTCGATCTGCAAAGGTATCCTGCCTATTCTCTGGTGCAAGAGGGGAAGTTTTGGCTATGGCCGCGAGAGATGCCAGAATATTAGCTTTGGTTACTCTCACTCGTGTTATAGTTGTAGCTGGAGGGCAGGCTGCTGGAGTACGTATAGCTGAACTCTCAAACTTGATGCCTGTGATTGAATGGTTTGATCCCAACAACCGCTTATTAGTATGTGCAAGAGGCTTAGTGCTGCAATGGCTTACTGTAACTACAACTGGACCAGGAAATAAGTTAGGACTCAAGCCTGTAAAAAGAGTAGAATTAAAGACTACACCTTTGTGGCTTGGGTGGCTTGGTGGCAGTTTGACAATATTTGATTCTGAGGAGAATCTCCGTCTTTGGGGTGATGACTACGACAAACCTTTGGATTTGTCTCATATTGAACCGGTATATGCTTCTGCATTTTATAAG GGACATTGGACAGATGGTCGAGTATCGCAGGCCATGTGTAAAGCCGGCGATAGTGCTTTAGCAGGCGCTTGCGTTTCTGAAGGGACATTGTCTATCCTGGGACGTCGTGGCATTGTCAGAATAGGCCCCCGTGATATCCTAACTAGGGCCCAGGCGTTCATGGCTTCAGGACATCATTTACAAGCATTAAAATTGCTTTGCTCTACTCAAGGACCAAAAAGCAGCGAGCTCGCGAGTGAATTCGTTATAAACATTTCCGAGCGACCGCATATACTCAACAATAAAAACGTTGCAGTGCAAGTTGTTAAATTGTGCTTGAAATTTGGATTGAC tgACGAATTATGGTCGTGTCTATGGGAAAATTGTTCGCGAGAAAATGCGTTTGTAGAGGCACTTGGTGACGCTGCTGTCCGTGGTGACATGGCTAACAACCCGCCAACTCCAGATTTTACTCAG gCGTTAATGGAGAGGCTGGCCGATTTCGAGCCAGATCTCGTTGAACGTGTAGTCGCATCGTTACCTCTTACATCCATAGACCCGCACCGCGCCAGTCTGTTTACGCGGGAAAGGAAACTATGGCGGGGCGTCGCGGCTATTGCTGCTGCTCTAG ATGGATGTAGCGGTGCCATGCGCGAACTTGTCCAGTACGTAGACCCTCAGTGTAGATTGCGTAGCAATTGTCAATGCGCGGGTGGGGCGCTAGTTCTAGCGGCGGCTGACGCGCTGGCCGCTCGTTCGCCCGCTTGTAGACCACTGCCGCCACACGCAAAGCCATCGGCGAGACATGACGCTCTACATACGCTGCTTCACGAGGAG GGTGATCTTAAATGTCCGCTCCGTGCCCTAGTAGAACATGAAACGAGCGCTGCAGTGCGGTTAGTAGAGCAGTGCTCCCGAGATCCGCCCTTCGCTGGCCCCTTAGGGAAACAAAACCGCCTTAGAGTCGCACGCGCCTTGATTTCCTATTCAGTGCACATACAG gAGCCTGATAGAAAATTAGAAATCTTGCAATTTATAACGGGACAATTGAGCAACGGGTCTCTTCCGCTGGACCAGGACCTGATCGAGAAAGTTAAAGATCTGGCTTGCAGCGTACCGGGAGAAAAGGCCGAGCGCGCTTGGCTCGACGTCCTGCTACGACTCAGGGCACACCGCGAACGTCTACTACAGCACTACCGGGACGCTTTGCCCAGACCGCGGCTTCTATGGAGGATTGACACTCTACTCAATAAACACGAGCTCGCTATCAAAGAATTCTTCGACATCGAAAACCCGTCCGAACGGGACGTCGACGAACTATTCGAATATATTCAATCGCGGATAGAGGTCGATTCGGCGGCAAAGACCCAACTGCACGAGTATCTTCCAGCGTTGATCAAACTGCGGCCCAACGCCGCCGCGAGCCTGCTCACCGACGAGGCCATGGAATCTCTCGCCCCCGTCGTGAAACAATTGACCCCAGAGCGCACTCTCGAGTTCGGTAAGTGCCTGCTCGACATGGAACGCCTGACGGGCGACGTCGCCGCCCTCTACTTGCGCTGCCTCTGCGTCACCCGACCCGCTGAAGTCAAACACTTTCTCACCGCTCACGCCGGGATCGTGCGGCCCGAGGACGCGCTCTCTCTAGTCAAAGAGTTTGGGCCGAAACACGCGGAGCCCACGTGCCTCGAGGCGGCAGGGGACCACGCCGGGGCGCTCGACGCCTCGCTGCGCCTGATCCGAAACGCCTCCGAAGAGAACAGGCCCGCGCTGGCCGTCGAGGCGAGCGAGTTGTGCGTGAGGATCGCCCCCACGGTACCGCGTAGCGTCGCCGCAGAAATGTGGACTCGCCTCGTGCGCAGCGTAGACGCTCTGCCCCCGGCCACGTTGTTCGAGGCGGTTGCGTACATGCCGCTCGAGGAGTTGCTCGTTAAATCGTGTAATTCCGCACAGGTGAGGAGCATCCTGGCGGACGGAGCGAGCGGCCGGGCCATGTGGCAGTCCGCGAGGAGGATAGCGGGCCGTGAGGCGCACGAGGCGCTCGCGAGGGCGCTGAGTGTCGCGAGGCGAGGTCTGAGAGTTCAGGGCCGCTGCGTGCGGTGCGGTGAGCCTCTGGAGGCACGCGTGGGCGTCCGGACGGCGCATTGCTCACGGGCCTTCCACGCTGACTGCGAAGTGTCCGCTGTGTGCGAGTGCGGGCGGCGCCATCCCACAGCCTTGCTCACCCTCCCTCCTCTCGCCGTGCCCCGCCCCGTACCCCCGCAGCAGTTTAAACTTCTTCTTGTGGCTCCTCCGCGACCCGACTTAGAAGGATTAGTGTAG